The following proteins come from a genomic window of Proteiniphilum propionicum:
- a CDS encoding GtrA family protein, with amino-acid sequence MIDLFLKFLKFGVVGLSGTVIDFFFTWMCKEKLKWNKFLSNSIGFMLAATSNYVLNRIWTFESENPDVGLEYLSFFLVSVIGLGLNNLFLYLLHEKGKINFYISKAIATAFVTLWNFVANYFFTFNKC; translated from the coding sequence ATGATAGATTTGTTTTTAAAGTTTCTTAAGTTTGGCGTGGTAGGATTGTCGGGTACGGTGATCGATTTTTTCTTTACATGGATGTGCAAGGAGAAGTTAAAGTGGAATAAATTTCTTTCCAATTCAATCGGTTTTATGCTGGCAGCCACATCCAACTATGTTTTGAACAGAATCTGGACATTTGAAAGCGAAAATCCTGATGTGGGACTTGAATATTTATCTTTTTTCCTAGTTTCGGTGATTGGCCTAGGATTGAATAACCTGTTTCTTTATCTACTTCACGAAAAGGGGAAGATAAACTTCTACATATCTAAAGCTATCGCTACTGCATTCGTAACCCTGTGGAACTTCGTTGCAAACTATTTCTTCACCTTTAATAAATGCTAA
- the porW gene encoding type IX secretion system periplasmic lipoprotein PorW/SprE — protein MKLKDKICIVISGSLCIALIFGCSTKKNTPVTRAYHELTTRYNVFFNAQQAYNEALANQVENLSDNYYKLLPFYPLETIQGKTTPGGPFDGVIDKTTKAIREHSISTKPRRISSKRYSKEQLQWFRQEEYNPFMKNAWLLMGKAFVQNRDYEEALSVFGQILRLYKDDADVKFETEIWMLRIYTEMNRTYDADNMAYVLKLKTVPTHLNTIFTETYTLYLLHKKEYANAIPYLKRAISTEKNHKQQKRLQFLLGQVYAILGENKNAYQAFEKVKGLTTPYNLLLNATVYQTALSTGKQQHKSHGEWINLAKREVNKDTTATAYKLYKIYSELGSDYLSQTLYQGLTEEKPNKKETTLSSLPAPQSRVSLFTYPEEELYQKAYEAYKKGVTASVHNAFEEFIVKHPGSGLMPQFLLLNALSYAQTGNVAQTNEYLNKLLESFPDSDAAPIAENIVEAISQGRTLADNASMYVEWNNDSAGSLNQKKVKFENTLFSNDKKGLHLFLLLFTHNYTGKNRLLFATANFNFSHFSYRRFNLSFIPLIKMEALSVQPFNSFEEASQYAQTILSDSIFISALTKEVFPVVISEENISLLQIPEDIEEYLTFCREYLNTSPARVQQTEMIVKAETGENFAQKEEKIVPLDRRSIPVGEGSVKPIRQTDRITPDELKLRLEVKAAEAIRQNRKATESASRKALQKKRERERKEKIRQREQELKRRQRLREIELKQRERERDLKIRKQEGTRREKLNEREALLRNQKK, from the coding sequence GTGAAATTAAAAGACAAAATCTGCATAGTTATCTCGGGATCTCTCTGTATAGCCCTCATTTTCGGGTGTTCTACCAAAAAGAATACCCCAGTCACACGTGCCTATCACGAGCTAACCACCCGCTACAACGTTTTTTTTAATGCACAGCAGGCCTATAATGAAGCACTGGCAAATCAGGTGGAAAATTTATCTGACAATTATTATAAACTACTCCCGTTTTACCCCTTGGAAACAATACAGGGGAAGACAACACCAGGCGGACCGTTTGATGGCGTGATTGATAAAACCACAAAAGCCATTCGGGAGCACTCTATTTCAACTAAACCGCGCCGCATCTCCTCAAAGAGATACTCGAAAGAGCAGTTACAGTGGTTTCGACAGGAGGAGTATAATCCCTTTATGAAAAATGCCTGGCTGCTTATGGGAAAAGCCTTTGTGCAGAACCGCGACTATGAAGAGGCGTTATCGGTTTTCGGTCAGATCTTACGCTTATACAAGGATGATGCCGATGTGAAGTTTGAAACAGAGATCTGGATGTTGCGTATATACACTGAGATGAACAGGACGTACGATGCAGACAATATGGCCTATGTTTTGAAGCTGAAAACGGTTCCTACTCATTTAAACACTATTTTCACAGAGACTTACACACTCTATCTGCTTCATAAAAAAGAGTACGCCAATGCTATCCCTTACCTGAAAAGAGCAATCAGTACCGAGAAAAATCACAAACAGCAAAAACGGCTGCAATTCCTTCTCGGGCAGGTTTATGCAATTCTTGGCGAGAACAAAAATGCTTACCAAGCATTCGAAAAAGTAAAAGGGCTCACTACCCCTTATAATCTTTTGCTGAATGCCACAGTTTACCAGACTGCCCTTTCTACCGGAAAGCAACAGCACAAAAGTCATGGAGAGTGGATAAACCTAGCTAAGAGAGAAGTCAACAAAGACACTACCGCAACGGCTTATAAGCTCTATAAGATATACAGTGAACTAGGTAGTGATTATCTCTCTCAAACACTATATCAAGGACTGACAGAAGAGAAACCAAATAAAAAGGAGACCACATTATCTTCCTTGCCTGCACCCCAAAGCAGGGTATCTCTTTTTACCTACCCTGAAGAGGAGTTGTATCAAAAAGCATATGAGGCTTATAAAAAAGGAGTTACCGCAAGTGTGCATAATGCTTTTGAAGAATTCATCGTTAAACATCCCGGATCGGGATTAATGCCTCAGTTCCTTCTGCTTAACGCACTATCTTACGCGCAAACAGGCAATGTGGCACAGACAAATGAATATTTGAACAAGCTTCTTGAAAGCTTTCCGGACTCAGATGCGGCTCCTATTGCCGAAAACATAGTGGAAGCGATATCGCAAGGCCGGACATTGGCAGACAACGCTTCCATGTATGTTGAGTGGAATAACGATTCGGCCGGCTCTCTCAATCAAAAAAAAGTAAAATTTGAGAACACCCTGTTCAGTAACGATAAAAAAGGGCTGCACCTTTTCCTCCTCTTATTTACACATAACTACACTGGTAAAAACAGGCTCCTTTTCGCAACGGCAAATTTCAATTTTTCACACTTCAGCTATCGCCGGTTTAATCTTTCTTTCATCCCTCTCATTAAGATGGAGGCGCTCAGTGTTCAGCCCTTTAACTCTTTTGAAGAAGCTTCACAATATGCACAAACAATATTATCTGATTCCATTTTTATATCTGCGTTGACTAAGGAAGTTTTTCCCGTAGTAATCTCCGAAGAGAACATCTCCTTACTGCAAATCCCGGAAGATATTGAAGAGTATCTTACCTTCTGCCGGGAGTATTTAAATACTTCACCGGCAAGAGTTCAGCAGACTGAAATGATTGTAAAAGCAGAAACAGGTGAAAATTTCGCACAAAAAGAGGAAAAGATTGTACCTTTGGATAGACGGAGTATCCCTGTGGGGGAAGGTTCGGTGAAACCGATCCGGCAAACAGACCGAATTACACCCGATGAGTTGAAACTGAGGCTCGAAGTGAAGGCCGCTGAGGCGATCCGGCAGAACAGGAAAGCCACGGAATCCGCCAGCAGAAAAGCTTTACAGAAAAAACGGGAACGTGAAAGAAAAGAAAAGATCAGGCAACGGGAACAGGAACTGAAGAGAAGGCAGCGCTTGCGTGAAATCGAATTAAAACAACGTGAACGGGAAAGAGATTTAAAAATTCGGAAACAGGAGGGTACCCGGAGAGAGAAGCTCAATGAAAGAGAGGCACTATTGCGTAATCAGAAAAAATAA
- a CDS encoding non-canonical purine NTP diphosphatase gives MKQIVFATNNSHKLDEIRKIINGRLQILSLSDINCHNEIEETGGTLEENALIKARFVREMFGYDCFADDSGLEVEALGGAPGVYSSRYAGEGCNSIDNMNKLLLALQGLGNRMAQFRTVIALVINGEEHLFEGVIKGQIIEEKRGKSGFGYDPVFVPLGYDQTFAELGNDIKNSISHRAIATQKLVDFLLKQE, from the coding sequence ATGAAACAAATTGTTTTTGCAACAAACAACAGCCATAAACTCGACGAGATCAGAAAAATTATTAACGGAAGACTGCAAATCCTCAGTCTTTCCGATATTAACTGTCACAACGAGATAGAAGAGACCGGGGGAACCCTTGAAGAGAACGCCCTTATCAAAGCCAGATTCGTTAGAGAAATGTTTGGATACGACTGCTTTGCCGACGATTCAGGACTGGAGGTGGAAGCACTTGGTGGAGCTCCCGGCGTTTACTCATCGCGTTATGCAGGTGAAGGGTGCAATTCTATCGACAATATGAATAAACTGCTCCTGGCATTGCAGGGATTGGGAAACCGCATGGCACAATTTCGCACCGTAATAGCTTTGGTTATCAATGGAGAAGAGCACCTGTTTGAAGGAGTAATAAAGGGACAAATCATTGAGGAAAAGCGTGGGAAAAGCGGTTTTGGTTACGATCCTGTATTTGTCCCCCTTGGTTATGATCAAACCTTTGCCGAACTGGGCAACGACATTAAAAACAGCATCAGCCATCGGGCCATTGCCACTCAAAAACTGGTCGATTTTCTGCTGAAGCAAGAGTAA
- the efp gene encoding elongation factor P, with protein sequence MATTADFRNGMCIDLDGQYFFIVEFLHVKPGKGAAFVRTKLKNVTTGRVLEKTFNSGVRVDEVRIERRPFQYLYRDDMGYNFMNTETFEQIPIPEEQIEGVQFLKEGDIVDVQIHAESGTILTAEMPLHVVLEVTYTEPGIKGDTATNALKPATVETGAEVRVPLFVNTGEKIKVDTRNGSYVERVRE encoded by the coding sequence ATGGCAACAACTGCTGATTTCAGGAACGGGATGTGCATCGATTTGGATGGGCAGTACTTTTTTATTGTGGAATTTCTGCATGTGAAACCAGGTAAAGGGGCAGCTTTCGTTCGTACAAAACTTAAAAATGTGACTACCGGACGCGTGCTTGAAAAGACATTCAACTCGGGGGTAAGGGTGGATGAGGTACGTATAGAACGTCGCCCTTTTCAGTATCTCTACCGCGACGATATGGGATATAATTTCATGAATACCGAAACATTTGAGCAAATACCCATCCCTGAAGAGCAGATTGAAGGAGTGCAGTTCTTAAAAGAAGGTGATATAGTGGATGTGCAGATCCATGCCGAAAGCGGGACTATTCTTACAGCAGAAATGCCTCTGCATGTTGTGCTTGAGGTTACCTATACCGAGCCAGGAATAAAAGGCGATACCGCAACAAACGCCTTGAAGCCTGCAACCGTTGAAACAGGTGCTGAGGTGCGTGTGCCACTTTTTGTAAACACAGGTGAAAAAATAAAAGTTGATACACGAAACGGATCCTATGTGGAACGTGTGAGAGAGTGA
- a CDS encoding 3-phosphoshikimate 1-carboxyvinyltransferase, translating to MQLQYKLFPPGSIRVTVQLPSSKSMSNRALILNALSLSDNPIRNLSDCEDTQVLIDAFNSDSNVFDVKGAGTAMRFLTAFLAGMEGEWIVKGSKRMHERPIHPLVETLIALGAEIEYLEKEGFPPLKIKGRKLKGGEVYLSGNISSQFISALLMVAPLMEKGLTMHIEKEIVSRPYIDLTLNMMEKCGVHAKWEGNDITVKHQAYKPIEHVVEADWTAASYWYEMVSLLPGSEVKLNGLKKKSLQGDANVANLFGDLGVTTDFVSDGIIIRNSKRKTRKFFHDFVNEPDLAQTFAATCCFMGIPFLFSGIQSLKIKETDRVQALINELEKLGYLLNETEIGMLEWDGTRCSPVKEPSIDTYDDHRMAMSFAPGAIILDTLIINDPNVVSKSYPNFWEDLKYAGFRIEER from the coding sequence ATGCAATTACAATATAAATTGTTTCCACCCGGCTCAATCCGGGTCACAGTACAGCTCCCCTCTTCTAAGAGCATGAGCAACAGAGCTCTTATTCTCAATGCATTGAGTTTGAGCGATAATCCTATCAGGAATCTTTCCGATTGCGAAGACACGCAAGTGCTTATAGATGCTTTCAACTCCGACTCCAACGTGTTCGACGTTAAGGGGGCCGGCACCGCAATGAGGTTTCTGACTGCTTTTCTAGCGGGGATGGAGGGCGAATGGATCGTAAAGGGGTCAAAAAGAATGCATGAGCGCCCCATTCATCCTCTTGTAGAGACTCTCATAGCGCTGGGAGCAGAGATTGAATATCTCGAGAAAGAGGGATTTCCACCTCTCAAGATAAAGGGGCGAAAACTCAAGGGTGGCGAAGTGTATCTCTCCGGAAATATCAGTTCTCAATTCATATCGGCACTACTTATGGTTGCCCCTCTGATGGAAAAGGGACTGACCATGCATATCGAGAAAGAAATAGTCTCCAGGCCTTATATCGACCTTACTCTGAACATGATGGAGAAATGTGGCGTTCATGCCAAGTGGGAGGGTAATGATATAACAGTCAAGCACCAAGCCTACAAGCCAATTGAGCATGTGGTGGAGGCAGACTGGACCGCTGCTTCCTATTGGTATGAAATGGTTTCCCTGCTTCCAGGTTCTGAGGTAAAGCTGAATGGGCTGAAGAAAAAGAGTCTCCAGGGCGATGCCAATGTGGCTAATCTTTTCGGCGACCTGGGTGTAACAACTGATTTTGTTTCGGATGGTATTATCATTCGTAATTCAAAGAGAAAAACGAGAAAATTTTTTCACGACTTTGTAAATGAACCTGATCTAGCACAAACTTTTGCGGCTACCTGTTGTTTTATGGGTATACCATTTCTTTTCTCAGGTATCCAGAGCCTGAAGATCAAAGAGACTGATCGTGTGCAGGCATTGATCAATGAGTTGGAAAAGCTTGGATATCTGCTTAATGAAACTGAAATAGGCATGCTTGAATGGGACGGAACGCGATGTTCTCCCGTAAAAGAGCCGTCTATAGACACCTACGATGACCATCGTATGGCTATGTCCTTTGCTCCGGGTGCAATCATTTTAGACACACTGATTATTAATGACCCAAATGTGGTTTCCAAATCGTATCCCAATTTCTGGGAAGATTTAAAATATGCAGGATTTAGAATAGAAGAAAGGTAA
- the cysS gene encoding cysteine--tRNA ligase: MNEEKAKSLVIYNTLSRTKEVFKPLHPPLVGMYVCGPTVYSDIHLGNCRTFISFDMIYRYLLHLGYRVRYVRNITDAGHLEGDRDEGEDKFAKRARIEQLEPMEIVQKYTIGFHEVLSLFNTLPPNIEPTATGHIIEQVEMIKEIMAAGFAYEVNGSVYFDVEKYSRHHDYGMLTNRKLEDLLEGTRELSGQDEKRGRLDFALWIKANPETLMQWPSPWGQGFPGWHIECSAMSTKYLGTSFDIHGGGMDLQATHHTNEIAQSVACNHTEPVKYWVHTNMLTVNGTRMSKTAGNGFLPRELFTGSHPLLERGYSPMTVRFFMAQSHYRSTLDFSNEALQASEKGYKKLMESFSTIEKIEPSPSSSVNIADLEDRCYAAMNDDFNSPVLIAHLFDGVRIINSAYDKTESLTADDLAALKRVMHTFVFEVLGLVDESKSVAGSNVIDNLMKLILDIRETARENKDWATSDKIRDELKAAGVEIKDTKQGVEWRM; encoded by the coding sequence ATGAACGAAGAAAAAGCAAAAAGTTTGGTAATCTACAACACATTAAGCAGGACAAAAGAAGTTTTTAAGCCACTGCATCCTCCTCTCGTGGGTATGTATGTATGCGGCCCCACTGTGTATAGTGATATCCACCTTGGGAACTGCCGTACATTCATCTCTTTCGATATGATATACAGATATCTGCTTCACCTCGGATACAGAGTGCGCTATGTACGCAATATTACAGATGCGGGGCATCTTGAAGGCGACCGTGATGAAGGAGAGGATAAATTTGCCAAAAGGGCCAGGATAGAACAACTTGAGCCGATGGAGATTGTACAAAAGTACACCATCGGATTTCATGAAGTACTCTCACTCTTCAACACTCTTCCGCCAAATATTGAGCCCACCGCCACCGGACATATCATTGAGCAGGTAGAGATGATAAAAGAGATTATGGCTGCAGGGTTTGCTTATGAGGTGAACGGATCAGTCTACTTCGACGTAGAAAAATACAGCCGTCACCACGACTACGGAATGCTTACAAACAGAAAACTGGAAGATCTGCTGGAAGGTACTCGCGAACTGAGCGGACAGGATGAAAAACGGGGAAGGCTTGATTTTGCACTATGGATAAAAGCAAATCCGGAAACTCTTATGCAGTGGCCTTCACCATGGGGCCAGGGTTTCCCGGGCTGGCATATCGAATGTTCAGCCATGAGCACCAAATACTTAGGTACTTCGTTCGATATTCATGGTGGCGGAATGGACCTTCAGGCAACTCACCACACCAATGAGATTGCTCAATCGGTAGCCTGCAATCACACTGAGCCTGTAAAGTACTGGGTTCACACCAATATGCTCACCGTAAATGGTACACGTATGTCCAAAACGGCGGGAAACGGTTTTTTGCCAAGGGAGCTGTTCACCGGTAGCCATCCATTGCTGGAAAGAGGTTATTCACCCATGACCGTACGTTTCTTTATGGCTCAGTCTCATTACCGGAGCACACTCGATTTCTCCAACGAGGCTCTTCAGGCATCAGAAAAAGGATATAAAAAATTGATGGAGAGCTTCTCAACAATAGAGAAGATAGAGCCTTCACCCTCCTCTTCGGTAAACATCGCCGATCTGGAAGACAGATGCTACGCTGCCATGAACGACGACTTTAACAGCCCCGTGCTGATTGCCCATCTGTTCGATGGAGTACGTATTATCAACTCAGCGTACGATAAAACAGAATCTCTCACTGCCGATGATCTGGCAGCACTGAAAAGGGTTATGCACACCTTTGTTTTTGAAGTATTAGGGTTGGTGGATGAGTCAAAAAGCGTGGCAGGAAGTAATGTGATTGACAATCTTATGAAGTTGATTCTTGATATAAGAGAGACTGCCCGTGAAAACAAAGACTGGGCTACTTCAGATAAGATACGTGACGAACTGAAAGCCGCAGGCGTGGAGATAAAGGACACCAAACAAGGTGTTGAATGGAGAATGTAA
- a CDS encoding NCS2 family permease yields the protein MLEKLFKLKAHKTTVRTEIVAGIITFLTMSYILIVNPNILSASGMDKAALFTATALASVLGTMFMAFIPNLPVAQAPGMGLNSFFAFSVVLGLGYSWQMALTAVFIEGIIFVILTFFNVRELIVKSIPGSIKNAIPVGIGLFITFLGLQNAGLIVKDENTMLTLGAMSNPHIWVASAGLILTAVLYHKKVHGAFLIGIIVATIFAGLLGLVHLPEGGIVALPPDISPIFMKFEWHNIFTPDMLIVVFTFLFVNLFDTIGTLLGVASKIGLTDNEGSFPQIKRALFADALGTTFGAVLGTSTVTSYVESASGVAVGGRTGLTALSTAVMFALALFLAPLFLMVPASATAPALILVGLFMITSVVKINFHDMTEALPAFLTIVMMPFAFSIAQGIVFGMLSFVFLKALSGKFRQISTTMWVIFVLFIVKMVLDAMNVL from the coding sequence ATGTTGGAAAAATTATTTAAGCTAAAAGCACACAAGACGACTGTTCGTACCGAGATTGTGGCGGGGATCATAACTTTTCTCACCATGTCTTATATTTTAATAGTGAACCCAAATATCCTGAGCGCATCGGGTATGGACAAGGCAGCACTTTTTACGGCAACGGCATTAGCTAGCGTACTGGGAACCATGTTTATGGCGTTCATCCCTAATCTGCCGGTGGCACAGGCACCCGGTATGGGGCTTAACTCTTTCTTCGCCTTTTCAGTAGTGTTAGGGCTCGGCTATTCTTGGCAGATGGCCCTTACTGCAGTTTTTATAGAAGGGATTATTTTTGTTATCCTCACGTTCTTTAATGTGCGGGAACTGATAGTGAAGAGTATTCCGGGTTCAATCAAAAATGCTATTCCAGTAGGAATAGGCCTTTTCATTACCTTTCTTGGGCTGCAGAACGCGGGATTGATTGTGAAAGATGAAAACACCATGCTAACCCTTGGGGCGATGTCTAACCCCCATATATGGGTCGCTTCGGCGGGACTTATACTTACAGCGGTATTGTATCATAAAAAAGTACACGGGGCGTTCCTTATAGGGATTATTGTCGCTACAATTTTTGCAGGCTTGCTGGGACTGGTCCACCTGCCCGAAGGAGGCATTGTTGCTCTCCCTCCCGATATATCACCAATCTTTATGAAGTTTGAATGGCACAATATCTTTACACCCGATATGCTGATCGTAGTGTTTACATTCCTTTTTGTAAATCTCTTCGATACCATTGGAACCCTTTTGGGAGTTGCTTCTAAGATTGGGCTTACTGACAACGAAGGGAGCTTTCCGCAAATTAAACGTGCCCTTTTTGCCGATGCTCTTGGCACAACCTTTGGTGCTGTTCTGGGAACAAGTACAGTTACCTCATACGTTGAGAGTGCTTCTGGCGTAGCTGTGGGAGGACGCACCGGGCTGACCGCTCTCTCCACGGCTGTAATGTTTGCACTGGCGTTGTTTCTCGCCCCGCTGTTCCTAATGGTTCCTGCCTCAGCTACTGCTCCAGCGCTTATACTGGTTGGGCTGTTCATGATAACTTCAGTTGTAAAGATCAATTTCCATGATATGACAGAAGCCCTGCCGGCTTTCCTTACCATTGTGATGATGCCTTTTGCTTTCAGTATTGCCCAGGGTATCGTGTTCGGCATGCTATCTTTTGTCTTCCTGAAAGCGCTGAGCGGAAAATTCAGGCAGATCTCCACGACCATGTGGGTGATATTTGTGTTGTTTATTGTGAAGATGGTATTGGATGCGATGAATGTGCTATAA
- a CDS encoding phospholipase — translation MQSLFVFAGIIVFFIIALAVSNSLQRKKGNTKEREATPPYIDLSGGGCCGAHEVCEKDSLIAAFEEKPEYFDDEELDKYSNRDSSKYATNEIEEFREVFYSVLDEEKPRWIRSLQMRGISVPDQMKDEVLMIVNDLRAQKMHA, via the coding sequence ATGCAAAGTTTATTTGTTTTTGCCGGCATCATAGTTTTTTTCATCATAGCACTTGCTGTATCCAACAGCTTACAGCGCAAAAAGGGTAATACGAAGGAGCGGGAAGCCACTCCCCCCTATATCGACTTAAGTGGAGGCGGTTGTTGCGGAGCGCACGAAGTGTGCGAAAAAGACAGCCTTATAGCTGCCTTCGAGGAGAAACCGGAATATTTTGACGACGAGGAACTTGATAAATACTCAAACCGCGACTCTTCAAAATATGCCACAAACGAGATAGAGGAGTTTCGTGAGGTGTTCTACTCTGTTCTTGATGAGGAGAAACCACGCTGGATAAGAAGCCTTCAGATGAGAGGAATTTCCGTTCCCGATCAGATGAAAGATGAAGTGCTTATGATAGTAAATGATCTTAGAGCACAAAAAATGCATGCCTGA
- a CDS encoding metal ABC transporter permease: MNIIELFQYAFFRNALLGSLFASIACGIIGTYVVTRRLVFISGGITHASFGGLGIGFYFGLPPVLSAMAFSVFSAFGIQWLSSKQDVREDSAIAVFWSLGMAIGIVLTFLTPGYAPNLSEYLFGNILTITRADIVSLFVLSLVLLLFFVLFYHSIVSVSFDTEFARTRRLPTQFIEYTMMLFIAVTIVLSIRLVGIVLLMSLITVPQMTANLFTVSYSKIISLSVLFSFVGCVTGLLLSYYLNVPSGAFIIFILILIFFIGRTLKLILKNKNRNN, from the coding sequence ATGAATATCATTGAACTGTTTCAGTATGCTTTCTTCAGGAATGCACTTTTGGGAAGCCTTTTCGCAAGCATTGCCTGTGGAATCATAGGTACTTATGTAGTTACAAGACGATTGGTATTCATCAGTGGCGGCATTACACATGCATCATTCGGGGGATTGGGAATAGGTTTTTATTTTGGTCTTCCTCCTGTTTTGTCGGCTATGGCCTTCTCTGTTTTTTCAGCTTTCGGCATCCAGTGGCTATCAAGCAAGCAAGACGTTCGTGAAGACTCTGCCATTGCCGTCTTCTGGTCGCTGGGAATGGCAATAGGAATAGTACTTACTTTTCTTACCCCGGGGTATGCCCCTAACCTGTCGGAATACCTTTTCGGCAACATCCTTACTATTACACGAGCCGATATTGTTTCTCTGTTTGTTTTATCACTTGTTCTCCTGCTTTTCTTTGTACTGTTTTATCATTCTATTGTATCAGTATCGTTCGACACCGAATTTGCCCGTACCCGGCGTCTACCCACCCAATTTATTGAATATACGATGATGCTCTTTATCGCTGTTACCATTGTCCTGAGCATCCGCCTTGTGGGTATTGTGCTGCTTATGTCGCTTATCACCGTCCCGCAGATGACCGCCAACCTGTTCACTGTAAGCTATTCAAAAATTATCTCACTCTCTGTCCTGTTCAGTTTTGTGGGATGTGTTACCGGCTTGCTTCTCTCTTATTACCTGAACGTTCCCTCCGGAGCATTTATCATTTTTATACTGATCTTGATATTTTTTATCGGGAGAACCTTAAAACTCATTTTAAAAAACAAAAACAGGAATAATTAA
- a CDS encoding DUF5020 family protein encodes MFRKIFLSLAILSVAVVIEAQNLQLHFDPRHSFYGDEVAPVNYLTATFEMFKPDRWGNTFMFVDFDFSFDKRNPGLVYAEIAREFKIGDFPLFPHIEYNGGLGLVKGTGIGFSIPAAYLGGLGYPFQLGNFHMNTYVAYKLNSFQEVSHDAQWTFTWNSLLADSKLSLSGFFDLWSENKDRTGVESGKRLVLLSEPQIWYNVTPNFSVGSEVEISYNFVRLENFYAIPTLATKWTF; translated from the coding sequence ATGTTCAGGAAGATCTTTCTTTCCCTTGCAATCCTTTCTGTTGCGGTTGTGATTGAGGCGCAGAATCTACAACTGCATTTCGATCCCCGCCATTCATTTTACGGCGATGAAGTTGCCCCTGTCAATTATCTTACGGCTACATTTGAAATGTTTAAACCCGACCGGTGGGGGAATACTTTTATGTTTGTGGACTTTGATTTTAGTTTCGATAAAAGGAACCCGGGATTGGTTTATGCAGAGATAGCCCGTGAATTTAAGATAGGCGATTTTCCGCTTTTTCCCCATATAGAATATAATGGGGGTCTGGGACTGGTAAAAGGTACAGGTATTGGCTTTTCCATTCCTGCTGCTTATCTGGGAGGTTTGGGATACCCCTTTCAGTTGGGTAATTTCCACATGAACACATACGTGGCATACAAGCTGAATTCGTTTCAGGAGGTGAGTCACGACGCACAGTGGACCTTTACATGGAACTCGTTGCTGGCTGATAGCAAGCTTTCGCTTTCCGGATTTTTCGACTTGTGGTCCGAGAACAAAGACCGTACAGGTGTTGAATCGGGGAAAAGGCTGGTTTTGCTGAGCGAACCGCAGATATGGTACAATGTCACTCCCAATTTTTCTGTTGGGAGCGAAGTGGAGATAAGCTACAATTTTGTGCGACTTGAGAATTTTTATGCCATCCCAACGCTGGCAACTAAATGGACTTTCTGA